A single genomic interval of Ruminococcus sp. NK3A76 harbors:
- the leuB gene encoding 3-isopropylmalate dehydrogenase, whose amino-acid sequence MNKKITVIKGDGIGPEIVTQAQVVLDKVCEKFGHKFEYTDILMGGCSIDACGVPLTDEAVATAKAADAVLLGAIGGNTSTSPWYKLEPKLRPEAGLLKIRKELGLFANLRPALLYDELKSACPLREEVADKGFDMMMMRELTGGLYFGARETKEVDGVMTAIDTLTYNENEIRRIAVKGFDIAMKRRKKVTSVDKANVLDSSRLWRKVVNEVAKDYPEVELEHMLVDNCAMQLVRDPSQFDVVLTENMFGDILSDEAAQVSGSLGMLASASLNETKFGMYEPSHGSAPDIAGQDIANPIATIISAAMMLRYSFDMDKEADAIENAVKQVLAEGYRTGDIMSDGMKKVGCKEMGRLIAERI is encoded by the coding sequence ATGAACAAGAAAATAACAGTCATCAAGGGCGACGGCATAGGCCCTGAGATAGTAACTCAGGCTCAGGTCGTGCTTGACAAGGTGTGCGAGAAGTTTGGCCACAAGTTTGAGTATACCGACATACTCATGGGCGGCTGCTCGATAGATGCCTGCGGCGTTCCGCTGACAGATGAGGCTGTGGCTACAGCAAAGGCAGCAGATGCAGTGCTTTTAGGCGCTATAGGCGGCAACACATCCACTTCTCCCTGGTATAAGCTGGAGCCAAAGCTCCGTCCCGAAGCAGGCCTTTTGAAGATAAGAAAAGAGCTCGGCCTTTTTGCAAACCTGCGCCCTGCACTTCTCTACGACGAGCTTAAGAGCGCCTGCCCTCTGCGTGAGGAAGTCGCTGACAAGGGCTTTGACATGATGATGATGAGAGAGCTTACAGGCGGCCTTTACTTCGGCGCAAGGGAGACTAAGGAAGTTGACGGCGTTATGACAGCAATAGACACTCTCACCTACAATGAGAACGAGATAAGGCGCATAGCTGTCAAGGGCTTTGACATAGCCATGAAACGCCGCAAGAAGGTAACGAGCGTTGACAAGGCGAACGTGCTCGATTCTTCACGCCTCTGGAGAAAGGTAGTAAACGAGGTCGCAAAGGACTACCCCGAGGTAGAGCTTGAGCATATGCTCGTTGACAACTGCGCTATGCAGCTTGTGCGTGACCCGTCGCAGTTTGACGTTGTGCTGACTGAGAATATGTTCGGCGACATTCTTTCCGACGAAGCTGCACAGGTGAGCGGCTCGCTCGGTATGCTCGCATCGGCATCACTTAACGAGACAAAGTTTGGTATGTACGAGCCCAGCCACGGCTCTGCACCCGACATCGCAGGCCAGGACATCGCAAACCCGATAGCTACTATAATCTCGGCTGCTATGATGCTGCGCTATTCCTTCGACATGGACAAGGAAGCAGACGCAATAGAAAATGCCGTAAAGCAGGTGCTCGCAGAGGGCTACCGCACGGGCGACATCATGTCCGATGGCATGAAGAAGGTCGGCTGCAAGGAAATGGGCAGGCTCATAGCTGAGAGAATATAG
- a CDS encoding DNA alkylation repair protein, which translates to MTNAEITDRLFLMQDKAYAEFQGGLMPGVSKDTFIGCRTPDLKAFAKELYKDDATQFLNTLPHKYFDENQLHAFVLCNEKDFDRCITEVERFLPYVDNWATCDQLIPQCFKKNAEKLLPYAKKWTASSDRFTIRYGIGTFMRYFLDELFDEEYMRLIAAVRSDEYYVKMMIAWYFATALAKQYDTAIKYIRDKALDPFTHKKAIRKAIESFRVTEEHKAVLRSLA; encoded by the coding sequence ATGACCAACGCCGAGATAACAGACAGACTGTTTCTTATGCAGGACAAGGCCTACGCCGAGTTTCAGGGTGGGCTTATGCCGGGGGTGTCGAAGGACACCTTCATCGGCTGCCGCACGCCCGACCTCAAAGCCTTTGCAAAGGAGCTTTACAAGGACGATGCGACGCAGTTTTTGAACACGCTGCCGCACAAATACTTCGACGAGAACCAGCTGCACGCCTTCGTTCTCTGCAATGAGAAGGATTTTGACCGCTGCATAACTGAAGTCGAGCGCTTTCTGCCCTATGTTGACAACTGGGCGACCTGCGACCAGCTGATACCTCAGTGCTTTAAGAAAAACGCCGAAAAGCTGCTGCCCTACGCAAAGAAATGGACGGCATCTTCTGACAGGTTCACTATCCGCTACGGCATAGGCACGTTTATGAGATACTTCCTTGACGAGCTGTTTGACGAGGAATATATGCGCCTTATCGCAGCTGTCAGGAGCGACGAATACTACGTCAAGATGATGATAGCGTGGTACTTCGCAACAGCGCTCGCCAAGCAGTACGACACGGCGATAAAGTACATCAGGGACAAAGCCCTTGACCCCTTTACCCACAAGAAAGCGATTCGCAAGGCGATAGAGAGCTTCCGTGTGACAGAGGAGCACAAGGCGGTACTTCGTTCACTGGCGTGA
- a CDS encoding nucleotidyltransferase family protein, translated as MHCAGIVCEFDPFHNGHRYLLESVRKKGITHIVCAMSGDLTQRGDVAVADKQSRAQCAVNNGADLVVELPPPFCCSCSQVFAQGAVRLLKAAGADCIAFGSEIDDAQLLSECADISLDLENDPDVAAITADGLSYPRAVSLVIERKYGKKFVEVFSQPNATLAVEYIKAARALGINEFIAIKRKGTDHGSGDIVGSYAAAGTIRKMLRKELDVSSLTLLDMTNEQPAFIGRMETHILFTLCTADEQTLKSCPDINTQILESIMKMRKSAPSTLEELYISLKTKGVTLARLRRISVYLSAGLESISPDGLDAARVLAFNKRGTELLAKAKDSSVLFDTSLARIEERVPNIVQNIIKASYFRYLCTDREQDCINEYTRKITIERE; from the coding sequence ATGCATTGTGCAGGAATAGTATGTGAATTCGACCCGTTCCACAACGGGCACAGGTATCTTCTTGAAAGTGTCAGGAAAAAAGGCATCACGCATATAGTCTGCGCCATGAGCGGCGACCTTACCCAGAGGGGCGATGTTGCCGTTGCCGACAAGCAGTCAAGGGCGCAGTGTGCTGTAAACAACGGTGCCGACCTTGTTGTCGAGCTGCCGCCGCCTTTTTGCTGCTCCTGCTCGCAGGTGTTCGCACAGGGGGCTGTAAGGCTTTTAAAGGCCGCCGGTGCTGACTGCATAGCCTTCGGCTCGGAGATCGATGACGCACAGCTGCTTTCCGAATGCGCAGACATATCCTTAGACCTTGAAAACGACCCCGACGTTGCCGCCATAACCGCAGACGGGCTTAGCTACCCGAGGGCTGTGTCGCTCGTTATCGAGAGAAAATACGGCAAGAAATTCGTAGAAGTCTTCTCGCAGCCGAATGCAACGCTTGCTGTTGAATACATCAAGGCCGCAAGAGCGCTCGGGATAAATGAATTCATAGCCATAAAGCGCAAAGGCACCGACCACGGCAGCGGAGATATTGTAGGCAGCTATGCCGCAGCAGGCACTATACGCAAGATGCTCAGAAAAGAGCTTGACGTTTCATCACTCACCCTGCTTGATATGACAAACGAGCAGCCTGCATTCATAGGCAGAATGGAGACGCACATTCTCTTTACCCTCTGCACCGCAGACGAGCAGACGCTTAAGTCTTGCCCCGACATAAACACACAGATACTTGAAAGCATCATGAAAATGCGAAAGAGCGCCCCCTCGACACTGGAGGAGCTTTACATATCATTAAAGACCAAGGGCGTGACGCTTGCAAGGCTGAGGCGGATATCCGTTTATCTCTCGGCAGGGCTTGAAAGCATCTCCCCTGACGGGCTTGATGCTGCAAGGGTCCTCGCATTCAACAAGCGTGGCACTGAGCTTTTAGCTAAGGCAAAGGATAGCAGCGTGCTCTTTGACACCTCGCTTGCAAGGATAGAGGAAAGGGTACCAAATATTGTACAGAACATCATCAAGGCTTCATATTTCCGCTATCTCTGCACTGACAGAGAGCAGGACTGCATAAACGAATACACAAGAAAGATAACCATAGAAAGGGAGTAG
- a CDS encoding acetate kinase — translation MKILVVNAGSSSLKYQLLNMENEEVIAKGNCDRIGIGGHVSAKTGDGRALEADCDFPTHTEAFEKLVEVLTTGETKVIDSMAEISAVGHRIVQGAEVFKETCLVTDEVIDKIDSLAELAPVHNHPHALALRACKKVLPEGTPQAVVFDTAFHSNMPRKAYLFGLPYEDYENYAVRKYGFHGTSHRFVSAELAKVLGKDLKDLKIVSCHLGNGSSITAVKDGISVDTSMGFTPLDGLVMGTRCGAVDPSAITFVMKKHGFTPDEMTDYMNKKSGFLGVSGISSDNRDIQAAADKGNERAQAVSELLTYQIKKYIGSYAAAMNGVDAILFTGGIGENSPEVRAAVLSDMDFLGIELDAAANNVRGKLTKISTDASKVACYVVPTNEELLIARDTLALISK, via the coding sequence GTGAAAATATTAGTAGTTAATGCAGGCTCATCTTCTCTTAAGTATCAGCTCCTCAACATGGAGAATGAGGAAGTTATCGCAAAGGGCAACTGTGACAGGATTGGCATCGGCGGCCACGTTTCCGCAAAGACAGGCGACGGCAGAGCATTAGAGGCTGACTGTGATTTCCCGACACACACCGAGGCTTTTGAAAAGCTCGTTGAAGTGCTCACAACAGGTGAGACAAAGGTCATCGACTCCATGGCTGAGATATCTGCTGTAGGTCACAGAATAGTACAGGGCGCTGAAGTTTTCAAGGAGACCTGCCTTGTTACCGATGAGGTAATAGATAAGATAGACTCTCTCGCAGAGCTCGCACCTGTTCACAACCACCCCCACGCACTCGCACTCCGTGCCTGCAAGAAGGTGCTTCCCGAGGGTACACCTCAGGCAGTTGTTTTCGATACAGCATTCCATTCCAATATGCCGAGAAAGGCTTATCTCTTCGGTCTGCCCTATGAGGATTACGAGAACTACGCTGTAAGAAAGTACGGCTTCCACGGCACATCACACCGCTTTGTATCTGCTGAGCTCGCAAAGGTGCTCGGCAAGGACTTAAAGGACCTTAAGATAGTTTCCTGCCACCTCGGCAATGGTTCTTCCATCACAGCTGTCAAGGACGGTATCTCGGTAGACACATCAATGGGCTTCACACCCCTTGACGGTCTTGTAATGGGCACACGCTGCGGCGCTGTTGACCCGTCTGCTATTACATTCGTTATGAAGAAGCACGGCTTCACACCCGACGAGATGACAGACTACATGAACAAGAAGTCCGGCTTCCTCGGCGTTTCGGGCATCAGCTCCGACAACAGAGACATTCAGGCTGCTGCTGACAAGGGCAACGAGAGAGCACAGGCTGTTTCCGAGCTGCTCACATACCAGATAAAGAAGTACATCGGCTCCTACGCTGCTGCTATGAACGGCGTTGACGCTATACTCTTTACCGGCGGTATCGGCGAGAACTCGCCCGAGGTAAGAGCTGCTGTTCTAAGCGATATGGATTTCTTAGGCATAGAGCTCGACGCTGCTGCAAACAACGTTCGTGGCAAGCTCACAAAGATCTCCACAGACGCTTCCAAGGTGGCTTGCTATGTTGTTCCCACAAACGAGGAGCTTCTTATCGCAAGAGACACACTTGCACTTATCTCAAAGTAA
- a CDS encoding RNA-binding S4 domain-containing protein has product MRLDKYLKITRLIKRRTVANEACDAGKISVNGKIARASYDVKVGDVIEINMGVKPLKAEVLSISEYATKENAADNYRIIP; this is encoded by the coding sequence ATGAGACTTGACAAATACCTGAAGATAACAAGGCTGATAAAGCGCCGCACCGTTGCAAACGAGGCCTGCGATGCCGGCAAGATCTCGGTAAACGGCAAGATAGCCCGTGCGTCATACGACGTGAAGGTCGGCGATGTCATCGAGATAAACATGGGCGTAAAGCCCCTCAAGGCCGAGGTGCTGTCTATCAGCGAATACGCCACAAAGGAGAATGCGGCGGATAATTACAGGATCATTCCATGA
- a CDS encoding HU family DNA-binding protein: MTDHTVNEYKTLWRYKNMTKAELIEVIAKNGDYSKAEAGRVLSAVVDAISETLEKGDKITLVGFGTFEVRERAAKDGINPLTKKAIHIPAKKVPAFKPSQALKDAVNK; encoded by the coding sequence TTGACAGATCATACTGTTAATGAATATAAAACACTATGGAGGTATAAAAACATGACAAAGGCAGAGCTTATTGAAGTTATTGCAAAGAACGGAGACTATTCCAAGGCAGAGGCCGGCAGAGTTCTCAGCGCTGTAGTTGACGCTATCAGCGAGACACTTGAGAAGGGTGACAAGATCACACTCGTAGGCTTCGGTACATTCGAGGTTAGAGAGAGAGCTGCTAAGGACGGTATCAACCCCCTCACAAAGAAGGCTATACACATCCCTGCTAAGAAGGTTCCTGCTTTCAAGCCCTCACAGGCTCTTAAGGATGCTGTAAACAAGTAA
- the mazG gene encoding nucleoside triphosphate pyrophosphohydrolase, with amino-acid sequence MEQRIKAILEKDNYNVYDMQEIVRILRSENGCPWDKVQTHSSIKKDMIEEAYEVADAIDCCSAEMLREELGDVMLQAVFHSVIEEEKGVFTLDDVADELCKKLIVRHPHVFGDVQADTVDKVLTNWDAIKKQTKGQETYTDTLESVPKNFPALMRAQKLGKRAARAGIDFETEDEIFSLIKTALSDIAVSKSEERKPTSEIADLLMLVTALARKNDVDCEEALADCCKEFITRFSQLEKSGRELKDIGANELYSY; translated from the coding sequence ATGGAGCAACGTATAAAGGCAATACTCGAAAAGGATAACTACAATGTCTACGATATGCAGGAGATAGTCAGGATACTCCGTTCTGAGAACGGCTGCCCGTGGGATAAGGTGCAGACACACTCCAGTATCAAGAAGGACATGATCGAGGAAGCCTACGAGGTGGCAGACGCTATCGACTGCTGCAGCGCTGAGATGCTCAGAGAGGAGCTTGGCGATGTCATGCTCCAGGCTGTTTTCCATTCGGTCATCGAGGAGGAAAAGGGCGTGTTCACCCTTGACGATGTCGCAGACGAGCTGTGCAAAAAACTCATCGTGCGTCACCCCCACGTTTTCGGAGATGTTCAGGCTGACACGGTAGACAAGGTGCTCACCAACTGGGACGCTATAAAGAAGCAGACCAAGGGGCAGGAGACTTACACCGACACACTGGAAAGCGTGCCTAAGAACTTCCCTGCGCTCATGCGTGCCCAGAAGCTCGGCAAGCGTGCAGCAAGAGCCGGCATCGACTTTGAGACCGAGGACGAGATATTTTCGCTTATAAAGACTGCGCTTTCAGACATTGCGGTAAGCAAGTCGGAGGAGAGAAAGCCCACAAGCGAGATAGCTGATCTTCTGATGCTCGTAACAGCACTTGCAAGAAAGAACGATGTCGATTGCGAGGAAGCGCTCGCAGACTGCTGCAAGGAGTTCATCACACGTTTCTCGCAGCTTGAAAAGAGCGGCAGAGAGCTTAAGGACATCGGCGCAAACGAGCTTTATTCATACTGA